CTGCTTTAAACCCTTCAGTTCTTAACTCAAATTCACCACCAACATTATTTGCTGAAATAGACAATATTTTTTGATGTCCTAATTTAATTAAATGTTCAGTAGCTATATATCCCCCCTTGAATTGATCTACACATACAAAATCTACTTCTTTCGCTTGATAAAAAGGAGGAATATATTTGCAAAAAACAAATGGTATGTCCGTTTTTTCCAGCACATTTATTGTCTCATCATCTAACGATGGTTCTAATATGATAAGACCGTCTATCTTTTTAGCTGCAATAAGTCTTTTTATGTTATTTTTCTTTGTAAACCTATTTTGAAAAAACGAAATAATTACATCAAACTCCAAACGCTCCAAGCTTTCCAACAACTCATTCTGCCAAGATTTAAAGTGGGTATCTACTCGAGAATCAAACAAAGTTTCTGGGAGAATTACACCAATTGTATAAGTTTTATTTGCGGCTAAACTTCTTGCATGTGAATTAAATTGAAAACCGTGCTCTTCTGCTATCTTTTTTATTCTCTTCTTTGTTTTCTCTGGTATCATTGGACTATCATTTAAGGATCTCGAAACAGTTGATTGACTAACATTTGCCAATTTCGCAATATCTTTTGTAGTAATGGCCATCTATTTTCCTTCTTTCATAAAATTAACGCATCCGTATGCATTTATAAAATCACTTTATTAAATTTTATAATATTTTGGTCAACAGCTGAAGTGTTTTTATATTTCCATAAAATTTTAATATTCATACGTTTTGTTATCGTTTTCATTTAGGTAAATATACATAGGAGTGCATTAATTTTATTCATATTAAAATATTTATAATTTTTAGTCAATTCTTTTTTTGTTATTCTTCAGCATTTTCTTGCTTCTTTTCAGAATAAAAATTCAAGAATTTGTTTATATTAATTACTTTACTATTTAAAAAAGAAGGATCGTCATTCAGCCCCACTTATCCTTACACGCTACTCTGTACTGGATTTGAAGTGCGGTACTCTGGCGAAAATATCTGGTCGATAATGATGTTTTGAGTCCCGTATCGGTTAAGTATACTACTTTGATTCTGAAAGCAACCTCAAAGATCTGCTGTTAAAAACTGCGCCTTTCCAAATCCAAAACTCCAGTCTGCATCTTCATTGACTGTAATAGAAACCATTACATCTTTGGGATCAATATTGCAGTCTTTCCGTAATTCCTCGACAATATATTTGTACAAATTTTGCTTTTGTTCTTCTGTTCTCTTTTTACTGGTGATGCTAATCAACACCATATCTTTTGAGCGCTCAAACCCTAGTCCTGTGTCCTCCATAATCATTTCATGAGCAGGGTGCTGATGCACTATCTGATAGCGGTCACGTTCGGGTACTTCGAATGCTTTAAGCATGCCACGATGAACAGCATCAAGCAGCTTCTTTAACTCTTCTTCTGTTCTTCCTTTTACAATATCAAAGCGTAGTAATGGCATCTTCTACCCTTCCGTTTCCTTTATTTATTGTAATACCACGTCCACTCGTCCCAAATTCTTTCATTTTCGCTTTGGCCGCTTCTTTCACTGCTTCAATCGCTGATATCAAGATCAAACGCGGCTCATACACATTGGGTTTTTCATTTAATGTCTGACGAATAGAAGTTGTCCACGCTTGAATATTTTCCGTGTTCACATTAATTTTAGCGTGACCCAATTCAATTGCACGCTGAAGCTGATGTAATGGAATACCCGATCCGCCATGTAGTACCAGTGGAATATCCGTTTTATCCATGATTTCTTTCATTTCTTCAAAACCAAGCTGCGGCTCACCCTGATATGGTCCGTGAACAGAACCAAGAGCGGCAGCCAGTGCATCAATGCCTGTTTCTTTGACAATGCGGATGCATTCATTAATATCCGCATATTGAATGCCGCCAACCATTCCATCTTCCTGACCGCCCACTGTACCGACTTCAGCTTCGACCGAGACATCCTTTACTTTTGCATATGCCACGACCTCTTTTGTCATCGCGATATTTGCGTCAATTGACCCATGTGATCCATCGATCATCACCGATGTAAAACCGGCATCGATCGCCCGTTTGCAGCGTTCGATACTCATGCCATGATCCAAATGAAGTGCAACCGGAACAGTAATATTTAGTTCTTCTGTTAATGCATTGACCATAGATGATATCGTCTTGAAACCGCCAAGATAATCAACAAGCCGGTCCGAAGCAGCCAAAATGATCGGTGCCTGTTCCTCTTCCGCAGCAAGCAAAAAAGCCTGGGCAAATTCAAGGCCATTGATATTAAACTGTCCTACTGCATACCTGTCTTTTTTTGCTTTTTTCAACATCTCTTTCATTGAAACTAAAGCCATTTAATGAATCTCTCCTTTCACCTAGTTAGTCATTAAAAAATTCACTTTGCGGCCTATATGTTGCCCTTAAGTGCTATACGTTTGCTCGGATACAATTCAGCTGCTTCCTGCAAATTTAAATGACACAACGCCAATTCTCTTTCAAAATAACGGGTTCAGGAAGAGAAGCCGCCGACTTCTCTTCCTTGAATCCCTGCTACTGTAATATAGTTCAACAAGTGAATATCTTATACCATGTGCAATCTTCTCTTAATACATCTTCGCCGTTTCTAGTTTTTCCACTCTTGCGGCATAGGCTTTTTGAACGCTTTCAGACTCGGATACTTCAGCGAGACCAACGTTCCACCAGCCATCATAGCCATCTGACATTGTTTTCGGAAGCACCTTCATATCAATCAATGTGGAAACAGACTGCTTTTTCGCATCTTCAAGCGCTGCTCTTAGTTCTTCTGCTGTGTTGGCTTTGTATGATTTTGCTCCGTAAGCTTCTGCTACTTTTGCATAATCAATATTCATAATTTGATTATCATGTGTACGGAATTCACAGAAGTATGTTCCGCTTCCATTCCCCATCTGCAGGTTATTAATACATCCATAACCAGAGTTATCAAACAGGAGAATGTTGATTTTTTTATCGTACTGAAGCGCTGTTACAAGCTCTGTGTGAAGCATGAGGAAGCTGCCGTCTCCGACTGCCGCATATACTTCACGGTCCGGGTGAGCGAGTTTCGCACCCAGTGCACCAGCCACTTCATAGCCCATGCAGGAATAGCCATATTCAAGATGGTACGTATTCGGCACATCTGAATGCCATAAGCGCTGCAGGTCGCCTGGAAGGGACCCGGCTGAACCGATGACGATGCTGTCCGGTGCGACTGCTTCATTGGCAGCAACCAAAGCGGCCGTTTGCGTAAATTCAGTTCCCAGCACATCGGCGTATTCATTCATCGTTTCCTGGGAAAACTGGCCCTTGATTTCCGGTGTGAAGTTTTCACGATTAAATGTAACGTTGGCCAGACGGTCACGTTCTGTCAGCCATTCCTCTTTCCATGCCGAAAGCAGGCCGCCAAATGCGGTTTCATAGTCTCCCAATAGAGTTGCCAGCTGTTCAAGTGCCATTTTTGCATCGGCAACTACCTGGAATGCGTCCAGCTTATAAGCCTGCATGCGGCTGACATTAATGTTTAAGAATGATGTTTTGTCAAAATCAAACTGCGTTTTAGATGATGTTGTGAAATCTGTATAGCGTGTGCCGACACCGATTACAAGGTCTGTATCACGCGCCACTTTGTTTGCAGCCGACGTGCCCAAGATTCCAAGACCGCCCAGGTTATTTGGAAATGAGACTTCCACTGTTGATTTTCCGGCCTGTGTTTCCACAAGCGGAATATTATGTTTTTCAGAGATTTGTTTTAAAATGTCGCGGGCACCTGAATAACGGGCACCGCCGCCGACAATAATGACGGGCTTTTTGCTTGCTTTGATCCGTTCTGCCGCGCCTTGAATCTCGCGTTCTACCGCCGGCTTGCGGTCCAGATAATGAACGCGTTTGTCAAAGAAACGCTCATCATAATCAAACGCTTCCCCTTCTACGTCCTGTGCGATGCAGATCGTCGCCGGGCCGGCTTTGGCCGGGTCGGTCATTACTTCAAAGGCACGGATCAGTGCAGACATCAGTTGTTCCGGGCGCGTTACGCGGTCCCAATAGCGGGAAACCGCCATAAACGCTTCGTTTGTGGTCACGGCTGTGCTGTGTTCATGCTCCAGCTGCTGAAGCACCGGGTCAGGCTGGCGTGTCGCAAAGGTATCCGCCGGAAGCAGCAGAACCGGAATGTTGTTCGCAAATGCGGTTCCTGCCGCTGCGATCAAGTTCGCCGAGCCTGGGCCGGCAGATGTGGTCACTGCATAAATTTTGCGGCGGAGCATTTCACGGCTGTAGGCGATGGCCGCCTGCGCCATGCCCTGCTCATTCTTTCCCTGATAGACTTTCAAATGGCCTGCGTCCTGCTCAAGCGCCTGGCCGATCCCAAGCACATTGCCATGGCCAAATATGTTGAATACGCCTTCGACAAAAGGGGTTTCTTCGCCGTCCACATGGATGTACTGCTGATTTAAAAATTTAATTAACGCTTGCGCGGTTGTTAATCGAATAGTTCCCATTTTCTACTCACCTCTTAATGAATTGTTTTTTACACGTATACGGCAGATGCAATCAGCTGCTCAATCTCAGACACAACAGGCATCGCATCCGACGAGCTGTGCTTGCTGACTACAATCGATGCGGAAGCACTGCCATACTTCAAAGCGGTTTCAATATCTTTTCCGCTGACAAGTGCGTAAAGGAAGGCCGATGCGTATGAATCGCCTGCACCGAATGTTTTCAGTACGTTTGTTTTGTACGCCTGCGCGCGGAATACTTCTCCCGATTTTGTATATGCGTACGACCCTTCTACTCCGTGTTTGATGACAACAAGATCGGCTGAATGCTTGAATAGATTTTGAATCGTTTCGTTGTTGTCGCCGCTCTGGATGTTTTCCATGACGTCAAATTCGTCGCGTGTGCCGATGACGATATCGGACTGTTCAGCCACAAGCGAATAATAAACAGCCGTTTCTTCCGGTGACTGCCATGTGTACGGACGGTAGTCAAGTTCGAATACAATTTTCACGCCGTGTTTTTTCGCCAGGCTGACCGATTTCAAAACGGCTTCGCGTGACGGGCTTTTTGCCAGCGCTGTACCGGAAACAAGCAGGATTTTTGCTTTTTGAATGTAGTCTTCGCTGACTTCAGATGGCTCAAGGTATAGATCTGCTACATCGTCACGGTACATCAGGATGCTGCACTCATCCGGGCTTAAAATTTCCGTGAAGGCAAGACCGGTTTTATGACCTTCTTTATCTGTGACCATGTTCGACGTATCCACGCCGACTTCACGCATGTATTTTTCAATAAAACGCCCATGCTGGTCATCCGCTAATTTCCCGATAAAGCCTACCTTCAAGCCAAGCTTCGCGCTGCCGATCGCGACGTTTGCGGGTGAGCCGCCGACGTATTTCGTAAACGTCATCGTCTCTTCCATTGGCATGTTGTATTCGTTTGCATTTAAGTCGATGCAGGCACGCCCAATGGCGATTACATCAAGTTCTTTCTCGTTATTGAATGTATAGTTCATTCGGTTTCACCGCTCCTTTAGTTTGGTGGATGTTCTAAAATCCACTCGTAATCTGGATCATTATAAAATTTCTAAATGCGTGTCAGGCCGGCCATCACGTTTAAGTAATAAGACTCGTAGCCTTCCGGTACGCCAACTGATGCAATACTGCTGTTTTTACCTCGAATGTGTAGTTCATCCGGGTTCACTGCTTCTTTAGTCAGGTTGACGTTTTAAAATCCACTCATGGTCTGGATCATTGTAAAATTTCCAAATACGTGTCGGGCCAGCCATCACATTTAAGTAATAAGACTCATAGCCATCTGGTACGCCGACTGGATGGTATCCAGCTGGAACAAGCACAACGTCGCTGTTTTCAACGGTCATCGTTTCATCAATCGACCGGTCATCGGTATATACACGCTGGAAGACAAAGCCCTGCGGCGGATTTATTTCATGGTAGTAAGATTCTTCCAGGAATGATTCATCCGGCAGGTTATCCTGGTCATGTTTGTGCGGCGGGTAGCTCGACCAGTTTCCGCTTTCTGTATACACTTCTACGACAAGCAGGCTGTTTGCGCGCGGGTCGGAATCCGGCAGGATATTGTGCACCATCCGTTTGTTGCTTAAAATGCCGCGGTTTTCAATGCCGACCTCTGAAGCTTTAATCAGTACAGTCGGCAGCTGCTCGTGGGAAGGGGAATAGCATAGTGCTACCCGGGCAGCCGTTGCGCCTTCTACGTGGAAAGTTTTATCGTTGGAAACATACACACTGTCTGTCGGCACTTTTTCGAAGACATTTTCACGGGTACCAAGGCTGCGGAATTCTTCGCTTCCTTCAGTGACGTGAATCTTGCCTGTCAGAGCGACAATGCAGCATTCTGTTTTAGTTAATGATTCAGTGTACGTGGCGCCGGGAGCCAGATCAATGACTTTAAATCCGACATATTCGAGGGGGGAGTTTTCTTTTGTGACGTCATGGACGAGTGTGACGCCTTCTGACTGTTCTTTTTTCATTGGTTTTTGGAGCAAGCGGCTCATGTGATGTACCTCCTGATTTTTTCTTGAATGGCCTGCTGCCCGGATGGAGCCGGACAGCCAGGACAAATTCAAGCTATTACTTCACGTAGCGTGCAGTGACCATTTTCTTGCGTGTAAAGAATTCAACCCCATCTTTACCGTTCGCATGAAGATCGCCATAGAATGAATTTTTGTAGCCTGAGAATGGGAAGAATGCCATCGGCGCCGGCACTCCAACGTTAATGCCCAGCATGCCTGCATCGATTGTTTCACGGAACTGGCGTACCGCTGCAGCGCTGTCTGTGTACAGGCACGCACCATTTGCAAGTGTAGAAGCGTTCGCTGTCTCCACACCTTCTGCCAGGTCTTTTACGCGGACGACGGAAAGAACCGGTGCAAAGATTTCATCCTGCCAGATCGTCATCTCCTGTGTCACGTTGTCGAAGATGGTTGCGCCAAGGAAGTAGCCGTCTCCTTTTGCGGCTGCGTCTTCGCGGCCGTCACGCACAAGCGTTGCACCCTGCTCGATACCCGCTTCAATGTAGCCGATTGTACGCTGTTTCGCATTTTCGCGGATGATTGGGCCAAGGAATACGCCATCATCTAAACCGTTGCCAATTTGGATGTTGTCGGCTGCTTCTTTTAGTTTGGCGATAAACTCATCGGCAATGCCCTCTTCTACTGCTACAACGGCTGCAGCCATGCAGCGCTCACCCGCTGAACCAAAGGCTGCAGCTGTGACTTCTTTTGCGGCCAGGTCAAGATTCGCATCTGCCAAAACGATAGAGTGATTTTTCGCTCCTGCAAGCGCCTGTACGCGTTTCAAGTTCGCTGCGCCTGTTTTGTATACGTATTCTGCCACTGGCTGTGAGCCGACAAATGAGATGGCTTTTACTTCCGGGTGCTCAAGAAGGCCGTTTACGACATCATGTGCACCGTTGACAATATTCAAGACACCGTCTGGAAGGCCGGCTTCTTTGAATAGATCGACTAATTTCGCTGCCAAAAGCGGCGTACGTTCAGACGGCTTCAATACAAATGTGTTACCGCATGCGATTGCCAGCGGGTACATCCAGCAAGGAACCATCATTGGGAAGTTAAATGGTGTGATGCCACCAACAACGCCTACTGGATAACGGTACATACCTGATTCAATGTTTGTCGCGATATCTGGAAGCTGGCTGCCCATCATCAGTGTCGGTGCACCGGCCGCGAATTCTACGCATTCAATCCCGCGCTGCACTTCACCCATGGCTTCTGATAAGCTTTTTCCGTTTTCAATCGTGATCAATTTTGCTAGCTCTTCCCAGTTATCTACAAGAAGCTGCTGGTATTTGAACAGAATGCGTGCACGCTTTGGAACAGCCGTCTGCGACCATGTTTTAAACGCTTCGCTTGCGGCCTGTACCGCACGGTCTACGTCTTCTTTTGTAGAAAGCGGCACCTGGGCAATTTCTTCGCCTGTTGCTGGATTCACAACCGTCTCGGTCTGGCTGGACAGAGAATCCACCCATTCTCCATTTATGTAGTTTTGTAATGTTTTTACCTCGGAATTAATTGCTGACATGTATATATTCCTCCTTAGAAATAGATATTCTTATTGAAATTGAAATCGATTTCAATATTATGTTAATAATAACGCTCGCTGATGGTTAAGATGAATCTATTTACAAGCATTTTCCTATTTGAATAGAGTTTTATTTTACCTATACCGTTTTAACAAAGGTTCATATAAAAACCTCTCAGCTCGACACTGGAAAAGCGTCATCGATACAGGAATATCAACGTTTACATCTAACATAGGTGTGTAATCTTAAAATTTATTTACCTGAGATTTTATATGATTGATACCATCATATTTATCTGTTTTGTCATCATAATAAGTACGGAAGGACTCTTCAATTTCTTCCAGTGTGCGACCTTTAGTTTCGGGTAAGAACTTCGCCATTAAGAAGATAGATACACATCCTACCCCTGCGAAGATAAAGAATGTTACCGACAAACCCATTTTATCCAGCATGACAGGGAACAATAAACCAATGACAAAGTTTGTCATCCAAAGGAAGAATACACTAACACCCATGCCAAACCCTCTTAAGCGTGACGGGAAAATTTCGGATAGTGAAACCCATAATACTGGCCCAATTGCCCCTTGCATGAAAGCGAGAAATGTGACGGTTAGTGCCAGCATCACATATGGAAGCGCCTCAGACGATCCAACCGTAGATGAAAGGATCCCAATTAGTAGAAGGGTTAAGGTTGTTCCTGTTAAACCCGTCAGCATCATAGGGCGACGTCCGACTCTCCCAAGAAGCCAAATCCCTACAATTGTCGCTAAAACCGAAATGACACCGTTTGCAACATTGCCGATTAATGCAGCAGACGTTGCAAAACCTGCTTGTCTGAGAATTTCAGTTCCATAATACATGATTGAGTTAACGCCAGTAGCTTGAGTAACAATAGCGATAGCAATTCCGATAAATACGATGCGACGCATCCATGGTACAGCAAGATCTTTAAACGATGCTTCTTTCAAATCAGATTCTGCAGCCAAAGCTGTTTGAATCTCTTTGAGTTCAGTCAGCGCTTGCTCTTCTGTACGTATCTTACGAAGTATACGCAGCGCTTCTTCGTTTCTTCCCTTTTTCACAAGCCAACGGGGACTTTCTGGTACCTTAAGCATACCAAAGAATAAAAGAATTGCTGGTACTCCTGCAATACCTAACATGTAACGCCAAACTCCTTCGCCACTTAATAGGTTACCAAGAATAGCATTAAAGACGAAGGCTAACAATTGCCCGCCTACAATCATTAACTCATTACGGGTAACCAATTGGCCTCTTCTATCAGAGGGCGACATTTCAGCTATAAATGTAGGAACTGCTACTGATGCTCCGCCAACAGCCATACCTAGTAAGAAGCGGAAGACAACCATCCCCGCTACGCTTGGTGATAGGGTACAACCAAGCGTAGCAATAAAGAAAAGGATTGAAAGGAAAAGGATGTTTTTACGCCGTCCAATACCATCCGAAAGCCGACCACCAAATACAGCTCCTACCGCAGCCCCTAAAAGAAGAACACTTGTAACAAGACCTTCTGTGAATGAAGTTAGATTAAAATCGTCCGACATATAAGGCAAAGCCCCATTAATAACGCCGGTATCATAACCAAATAGAAGACCTCCGAATGTTGAGACTAAGACAATGGTGCTCAAAAATGATATGTGATTTTGATTAGCCTGTTTGTTCATATTCTTGCCCCTTTCCTTTCTGTTGATAATTGATCAGGGAACGTAATCAAGGTCTCTTTTTAATTAAATTCAATGTATTCTTTTTAATCGAAATCTTTAGGCAGAGCTTCCTTTAATACCTGAGTCGACTTTTTCAAAGCAGTAAGTGGATCCATCGTTAAGTCTTCCATTTCTAGGCTAACCTGTCCGTCATACCCCACCATACTCAGTACGGAAAAGAATTCCTTCCACCAGCTAACATCATGACCATGGCCTAACGCTACATAGTTCCATGAACGATTTGAAAAACTATCAATTGTTTTTGTATCAAGTACACCCTCTGCATCAACGAGTCCTTTTTCCATACGTGTGTCTTTGGCATGAACATGATAGATTGCTGGTCCTAATTTTCTTAACGTTGCGATTGGATCTCCTCCCATCCAGAACAGATGACTAGGATCAAAGTTCATGCCAACCATGTCTCCTACATGATTTCTTAGCTTAAAGAGTGTTTCCGCATTATAAACGAGCTGGGAGCCATGGTTCTCCAAAGCAATTTTTTCAATGCCGTGTTCTTTTGCCTCTTTCACGGTTTTTTCCCAATATGGAAATGCTACCTCATTCCATTGCCAGTTTAAGATTTCAAGATTAATTGGCGGCCAGCTTGTTGTTACCCAGTTAGGAGTTGTCTCTCCTGGTCCTCCTCCAGGAAGTCCTGACATCATGTTTATGGTTTTTATCCCTAATAGTTCTGCAAGTTTAAATGTTTTTTCCACAACTTTCTGGTGTTCTCGTCCCTCCTCATTTGGAGCTAACTGGTTACCGGAGCAATTCAGAACCTCAATTGAAAGGCCTCTTTCCTTTAAAACGTTTACAAATTTTTCACGTTGAATGGAACTCTCGATTAAAGCATCCAGATCTACATGTGGGGCCTTGGACCAATTCCCACATGCAAATTCTAAGTTTTCATACCCTAAGGACACGGCAGTATCAGCCATTTCTTCTAGAGACATGAAGCCTAAACAATCTGTCACCAAACTCATTCTCATGATAAAAACTCCTTTCTATTAAATTAATGTTTTCCCGCCAGCAATAGTCATTGAAGTACCAGTAATATAGTTTGCTTTCTCGCTACTTAAAAACAGCATAAATTCTGCTATTTCTTCAGGTGTCGCTAATCTCTTCATTGGAACCTGGCCTTTTAATAATTCTTCATATTCCTGTGGTGCTTTGCCTTCAATTACGCTCCGTTTTTGAAACACCTCTTGCAACATTTCGGTATCTACAAAACCAGGACAAACTGCATTGACCGAAATTCCGTATTCTGCCAGCTCAAGTGCAAGCACCTGGGTCAACGAATTAACAGCCGCTTTTGATGCACAATACGCCCCGTTTCCAAGCTCGCCAATTTTTGAAGCTTGGGATGAAATTGTAACTATTTTTCCATTTTTGACTTCGTTTTTAATCATGTTTTTTCCAACATATTTACTAAGCAGATAAACAGATTTTAAATTTACATTGAACACTCTATCCCATTCTTCTTCTTCGATATCTAAGATTAATCTCGAAGTAGAGATACCAGCACAGTTAGCCAGTACATCAATTTTTGTGAATTGAGATTCAACTTCTTTAATCGCAGCTTCAATCTCTTGTGAAGAAGTCACATTTACAACAAGAGGTAATACTGTTACTCCTAATGCTTCTATTTCTTTTGCAGTGGCTTCAACCATTTCCTTATTTAAATCCATCAATACAATATTAGCGCCTTGTTCAGCATATTTAACAGCCAATGCTTTCCCAATTCCTCTTGCAGCTCCTGTAATGATACATGTCTTTCCTTGTAAATATTTCTCCATTTTTTTCACCATTTTCTATGTAGTATTTTTAGAATTTCACTTTTCGCATACGCTTGCATAAATCAGCACAAAAATAAGAAGAAGGATCAATAAATCTAAAGGTCTATTAAAGATCATTCCCTGATTACTAATACATATCTAATCTCAAGTTTTTGACTATCGATTATATGGATTATATCCCCTTTATCAAACGCTTACATATTAACGCGAAAATTTATCTATTAAGTTGCCGCGCTATTGTAAGTCAAGATTTGTATTTGAAATCATAGGACTCGCATTTGGACATATCGAACTTTAGATTCACTTGCCCTTGTATTCGCCATTTTTGCAATTTTTCTATGGTAACTGCCTAAGTAGCTTCTTCCTCTTTTATCAGTTACGCATACGTATGCGTTAAGATTTGATTTCATTCTACAATATGCAGATTATTTAGTCAATTAAATTTTTAATTTATCTTGATTGGAAACGACAATTTTCTATTCACTTCTCAATTGTTTTACGGTAAATCGCTTGTATTCATATTCTTTTTTACTGTTGTTTTGATGAAAGAGTTTGTATCCACAGCAACTAAACTATCTTCTTTAGAATAAT
The genomic region above belongs to Domibacillus sp. DTU_2020_1001157_1_SI_ALB_TIR_016 and contains:
- a CDS encoding sugar phosphate isomerase/epimerase; translated protein: MRMSLVTDCLGFMSLEEMADTAVSLGYENLEFACGNWSKAPHVDLDALIESSIQREKFVNVLKERGLSIEVLNCSGNQLAPNEEGREHQKVVEKTFKLAELLGIKTINMMSGLPGGGPGETTPNWVTTSWPPINLEILNWQWNEVAFPYWEKTVKEAKEHGIEKIALENHGSQLVYNAETLFKLRNHVGDMVGMNFDPSHLFWMGGDPIATLRKLGPAIYHVHAKDTRMEKGLVDAEGVLDTKTIDSFSNRSWNYVALGHGHDVSWWKEFFSVLSMVGYDGQVSLEMEDLTMDPLTALKKSTQVLKEALPKDFD
- a CDS encoding SDR family NAD(P)-dependent oxidoreductase, whose protein sequence is MEKYLQGKTCIITGAARGIGKALAVKYAEQGANIVLMDLNKEMVEATAKEIEALGVTVLPLVVNVTSSQEIEAAIKEVESQFTKIDVLANCAGISTSRLILDIEEEEWDRVFNVNLKSVYLLSKYVGKNMIKNEVKNGKIVTISSQASKIGELGNGAYCASKAAVNSLTQVLALELAEYGISVNAVCPGFVDTEMLQEVFQKRSVIEGKAPQEYEELLKGQVPMKRLATPEEIAEFMLFLSSEKANYITGTSMTIAGGKTLI